A section of the Oreochromis aureus strain Israel breed Guangdong linkage group 22, ZZ_aureus, whole genome shotgun sequence genome encodes:
- the fam49al gene encoding CYFIP-related Rac1 interactor A isoform X1, giving the protein MGNLLKVLACAELEHGPIVFLDFEHAQPTEAETAVWNQVSAVLEEAHGILAELQSYNGAGQEIREAIQNPGDLALQEKAWNAVCPLVAKLKRFYEFSLRLENALRSLLEALTSPPYAPMQHLEREQALAKQFAEILHFTLSFDELKMTNPAIQNDFSYYRRTISRNRLNNQQLEAENEVNNEMANRMSLFYAEATPMLKTLSNATTKFVSENKTLPIEDTTDCLSTMACVCRVMLETPEYRCRFTNTDTMLFCMRVMVGVIILYDHVHPVGAFAKTSKIDMKGCIKVLKEQPSNSVEGLLNALRYTTRHLHDDSTSKQIRALLQ; this is encoded by the exons ATGCCCAGCCCACGGAGGCAGAGACGGCCGTGTGGAACCAGGTCAGCGCCGTGCTGGAGGAGGCTCACGGGATCCTGGCCGAGCTGCAGTCCTACAACGGAGCGGGCCAGGAGATACGAGAA GCCATCCAGAACCCGGGCGACCTTGCTCTTCAGGAGAAGGCCTGGAACGCAGTGTGCCCCCTGGTGGCCAAGCTGAAGCGGTTCTACGAGTTCTCCCTCCGACTGG AGAACGCCTTGCGCAGCCTGCTGGAGGCGCTGACGAGCCCGCCGTATGCTCCCATGCAGCACCTGGAGAGAGAGCAGGCCTTGGCCAAGCAGTTTGCTGAGATCCTCCATTTCACCCTCAGCTTCGATGAACTAAAG ATGACAAATCCAGCCATTCAGAATGACTTCAGCTACTACAGGAGGACCATAAGCAGGAACAGGCTGAACAACCAGCAG CTGGAAGCGGAGAACGAGGTTAACAACGAGATGGCAAACAGGATGTCGCTGTTCTACGCCGAAGCAACACCAATGCTGAAGACTCTGAGTAACGCCACCACCAAGTTTGTCTCAGAG AATAAGACCTTGCCCATAGAGGACACCACAGACTGCCTGAGCACCATGGCCTGCGTGTGTCGCGTCATGCTGGAGACTCC GGAGTACCGCTGTCGGTTCACCAACACAGACACCATGCTGTTCTGCATGAGGGTGATGGTGGGCGTCATCATCTTGTATGACCACGTTCACCCCGTCGGGGCTTTCGCCAAGACCTCCAAAATTGAT ATGAAGGGCTGCATCAAGGTGCTGAAAGAGCAACCGTCTAACAGTGTGGAGGGACTCCTGAACGCACTGAG ATACACGACACGGCATCTACACGATGACAGCACCTCCAAACAAATCAGGGCCCTCCTGCAatga
- the fam49al gene encoding CYFIP-related Rac1 interactor A isoform X2 has protein sequence MGNLIKVLGKDLENCPHFFLDFENAQPTEAETAVWNQVSAVLEEAHGILAELQSYNGAGQEIREAIQNPGDLALQEKAWNAVCPLVAKLKRFYEFSLRLENALRSLLEALTSPPYAPMQHLEREQALAKQFAEILHFTLSFDELKMTNPAIQNDFSYYRRTISRNRLNNQQLEAENEVNNEMANRMSLFYAEATPMLKTLSNATTKFVSENKTLPIEDTTDCLSTMACVCRVMLETPEYRCRFTNTDTMLFCMRVMVGVIILYDHVHPVGAFAKTSKIDMKGCIKVLKEQPSNSVEGLLNALRYTTRHLHDDSTSKQIRALLQ, from the exons ATGCCCAGCCCACGGAGGCAGAGACGGCCGTGTGGAACCAGGTCAGCGCCGTGCTGGAGGAGGCTCACGGGATCCTGGCCGAGCTGCAGTCCTACAACGGAGCGGGCCAGGAGATACGAGAA GCCATCCAGAACCCGGGCGACCTTGCTCTTCAGGAGAAGGCCTGGAACGCAGTGTGCCCCCTGGTGGCCAAGCTGAAGCGGTTCTACGAGTTCTCCCTCCGACTGG AGAACGCCTTGCGCAGCCTGCTGGAGGCGCTGACGAGCCCGCCGTATGCTCCCATGCAGCACCTGGAGAGAGAGCAGGCCTTGGCCAAGCAGTTTGCTGAGATCCTCCATTTCACCCTCAGCTTCGATGAACTAAAG ATGACAAATCCAGCCATTCAGAATGACTTCAGCTACTACAGGAGGACCATAAGCAGGAACAGGCTGAACAACCAGCAG CTGGAAGCGGAGAACGAGGTTAACAACGAGATGGCAAACAGGATGTCGCTGTTCTACGCCGAAGCAACACCAATGCTGAAGACTCTGAGTAACGCCACCACCAAGTTTGTCTCAGAG AATAAGACCTTGCCCATAGAGGACACCACAGACTGCCTGAGCACCATGGCCTGCGTGTGTCGCGTCATGCTGGAGACTCC GGAGTACCGCTGTCGGTTCACCAACACAGACACCATGCTGTTCTGCATGAGGGTGATGGTGGGCGTCATCATCTTGTATGACCACGTTCACCCCGTCGGGGCTTTCGCCAAGACCTCCAAAATTGAT ATGAAGGGCTGCATCAAGGTGCTGAAAGAGCAACCGTCTAACAGTGTGGAGGGACTCCTGAACGCACTGAG ATACACGACACGGCATCTACACGATGACAGCACCTCCAAACAAATCAGGGCCCTCCTGCAatga